The DNA region ATGCAAATGGTGAAAAGCTTGCTCCGAGGGGATCGAAGGTGGACCTAACTGCGGATCGTGGTCTTGTGCTTACTAGCTCTCAAGGCGAAGAGTTATGGACATCATCTGATGATCAGAGCCTTACTGGTGTTGTTGCCTCTGGTGTAATGAACAATACAGGCAACTTTGTGCTGGAAGATAGCAACTTTAAAAAGCTTTGGGAAAGCTTCCAATATCCTTCTGATACGATGTTGCCTACACAAATTATGGAAAGGGGAGGGGTCCTTTCTTCCCGACAGTCAGAGACCAACTTCTCCAAAGGAAGGTTCCAGCTACGCTTTCGTCAGGAAGGTAATCTTGTGCTCAATACCATAAACTTGCCCACAGATGATCCAAATGAACCTTATTACACTGCTGGTGATCTCAATACATCAAATTCCGGTAAGCAATTGGTCTTCAATGCCTCCGGCTACTTTTATATTCTGAGAGAGAATGAAGAACGCATCGCCATCGCACAGGGAAGTCCCTCGACTGGGAATAATTTATATTTCAGAGTTACTCTCAACTTTGATGGAATTTTCACTCTGTATTCTCACCCAAAGACTTCCGCAGGCAATGAAAGCTGGACCCCCATTTGGACTGTACCTGATAATATTTGCCTGGctaatgtaccccctaatgctGTCGCGTCGTCATATACCGGTGTTTGTGGGTATAACAGTGTGTGCAAAATCAACCCACAAAATAAAAGGCCAACATGTTACTGCCCAAAACGCTACTCTTTACTCGATCCAAATGATCCGTATGGAAGCTGCAAGCCAGACTTCATACAGGCCGGATGCAAAGAAGATGAAATTAATTCCCAACAAGCTCTGTATTATTTAGAGGAACTAACTAATACTAATTTTGCATATTCAGATTACATAAGGTTGCCGTCTTTTACTGAAGAGAATTGCAAAAATTCTTGCTTGCAAGATTGCATGTGTGCTGTTGCAATATTTTCAACCGCAAATACCTGTTGGAAGAAGAAGCTACCACTCTCCAATGGGAGATTTAGCGAAGATGATGGAGGGAAGGTGTTTATCAAAGTTAGGAAAGATAATTCCACACTACTTGGTCCTTCTTTCCCGAATCCAgtgcaaaagaagaagaaccaGGACCGTTTGATACTGGCGGGGTCAGTGCTTCTGGGTTGCTCTCTGTTTGTCATCTTTATATTGATTGGCGCTATTTGTAATGGATTTTTCTACAAGGAGAAAGTGAGCAAAATTGACAGAAATGGGTCTGTCTTGGAAATGAATTTGCGTTGCCTTACATACAAAGAGCTTCTAGAGGCTACAGATGGGTTCAAGGAAGAATTGGGAAGAGGAGCTTTCGGTATTGTTTACAAAGGAGCGCTAAAGATGGGTTCTAATGTACTCCATGTGGCAGTCAAGAAGTTAATTAATAGTGGTGCACAAGAGAAAGAGATGGAATTTAAAGCTGAAGTGGAAATTATTGGTAAAACACATCACAAGAATCTGGTCAGGTTGATTGGATTCTGTGATGAGGGACAACAACGGTTGCTAGTATACGAGTTACTGAGCCATGGAACTTTGGCAGGTTTCCTTTTTGGAGACTTGAAACCAAATTGGAAGCAAAGAATCCAAATTGCTTTTGGGATTGCTAGAGGACTCTTGTATTTACATGAAGAGTGCAGCACTCAGATTATCCATTGCGACATAAAGCCTCGGAACATACTGCTCGATGAATATTACAATGCCCGAATTTCTGACTTTGGATTAGCAAAGCTTTTGATGATGGATCAGAGCCAAACGCATACTGCCATTAGAGGAACAAAAGGGTATGTTGCGCCGGAATGGTTTAGGAACATGCCAATTACAGCTAAAGTTGATGTATACAGCTTTGGTGTCATGCTACTAGAGATCATTTGTTGTCGAAGAAGCGTGGATATGGAGTCGGGCGAGGAGgaaaaagcaattttaacagATTGGGCTTATGATTGCTTTCGAGAAGGAACATTAGATGTTCTGGTAGAATATGAGAGGGAGGCCATGGATGACATAGAGAAGGTGGAGAGGTTTGTGAAGATTGCCATTTGGTGTATTCAAGAAGGACCATCTCTTAGACCCACTATGAGGAAGGTTACGCATATGCTTGAAGGAGTTGTTGATGTACCCATTCCACCATGTCCATCTCCCTTTACCACTACATGAAGTTgcagttgttttttttttttttaaatagcatttGCTCTGTTTTGTAATCTAATGTCAGTAATTTAGAGTTAAGTTTGTCTTGCTTCATACAGTGTAGattaaaagttgaatttaagtaaataaatttaaagttCAATGAGTTATCTTCGGATGTTATTTTCTATGGGGTTGTTGAGCTTGAGCACAATTCTTGTTGTTCTTCTAATTATCAGAATGTGAATTCTGCATATGACTCTTTTCACTTTTACTTGACTTGGTTGAGATAAAGTTGAGTTTGATCTGGATTTGTGTCcggtagtttttaaaattattaatagataaaaatttaataataatcatcttaaattcaataacaattttaaaagacacattacaTTTAAGAAAACTCTAGTTCtccttgtaacattactcataagTTTCCATGTACAAAAATTTCTGACTCCATGGTATATGTTATTGTGAGTATGTGACTAATTTATTCTAAAATCATTACAAATCATATAATAATAAACCTAGTATTATCAACTTTCCAAATGAAGATCATCTTCCAGCTGTCAATCTTGCAAGGAAAGAAAGGAGTGTTCCTGTCAATAGCCTTGTAGTTGTTGGACATACAAAGAAGGGAAGGAGCCTTGTTGTCAATCAGCAAGGAATGGAAATGAGAGATAATTCAGAATATTCAACTATCATAATAAATGGAATTCGTCTCATCAAGGAAACATTCAACAGAAAAGCTCACCTATGGGAATACTTATCTAGCAAATCTTCTTAATTGACACAATCCCACAGGAATACTTATCTAGCAAATCTTCTTAATTGACACAATCCCACAGGAATACTTATCAAGCAAATCTTCTTAATTGACACAATCCCACAATATGTGGAATTGTCTTGCTATAAATTATATCTTGTCTTATTGCTTTGCCTTGTAAATCACGAACCACATCACTATATAGTGGTGTACATATTACTGTTTACAATCAGTAAAAAATATCATCTCCTTGTTTGAAAACTTACAGACAGGCAGTGAATCGCCTGTTAGCAGTTATTTATGTTAAACGGCATCGGAGTAAGGGCATGTTTGAGGCTTATTTTAGAGTTTGGGGCCTCATTATAGAGCAtgttttaatttagacaaatttGGGATAGTTTTGGGCTTGTGTTTAGTGTTTTGGTATGAAAT from Corylus avellana chromosome ca10, CavTom2PMs-1.0 includes:
- the LOC132163713 gene encoding G-type lectin S-receptor-like serine/threonine-protein kinase RLK1, which gives rise to MAFSLAHTLFFLLLLLPTSAVAQITVGRSLSTTDNSSWLSPSGEFAFGFRQLNGSDFFLLSIWYDQIPDRTIVWYANGEKLAPRGSKVDLTADRGLVLTSSQGEELWTSSDDQSLTGVVASGVMNNTGNFVLEDSNFKKLWESFQYPSDTMLPTQIMERGGVLSSRQSETNFSKGRFQLRFRQEGNLVLNTINLPTDDPNEPYYTAGDLNTSNSGKQLVFNASGYFYILRENEERIAIAQGSPSTGNNLYFRVTLNFDGIFTLYSHPKTSAGNESWTPIWTVPDNICLANVPPNAVASSYTGVCGYNSVCKINPQNKRPTCYCPKRYSLLDPNDPYGSCKPDFIQAGCKEDEINSQQALYYLEELTNTNFAYSDYIRLPSFTEENCKNSCLQDCMCAVAIFSTANTCWKKKLPLSNGRFSEDDGGKVFIKVRKDNSTLLGPSFPNPVQKKKNQDRLILAGSVLLGCSLFVIFILIGAICNGFFYKEKVSKIDRNGSVLEMNLRCLTYKELLEATDGFKEELGRGAFGIVYKGALKMGSNVLHVAVKKLINSGAQEKEMEFKAEVEIIGKTHHKNLVRLIGFCDEGQQRLLVYELLSHGTLAGFLFGDLKPNWKQRIQIAFGIARGLLYLHEECSTQIIHCDIKPRNILLDEYYNARISDFGLAKLLMMDQSQTHTAIRGTKGYVAPEWFRNMPITAKVDVYSFGVMLLEIICCRRSVDMESGEEEKAILTDWAYDCFREGTLDVLVEYEREAMDDIEKVERFVKIAIWCIQEGPSLRPTMRKVTHMLEGVVDVPIPPCPSPFTTT